A portion of the Mesobacillus sp. AQ2 genome contains these proteins:
- the glmM gene encoding phosphoglucosamine mutase, with product MGKYFGTDGVRGVANSELTPELAFKLGRFGGYVLTKEHDRPKVLIGRDTRISGHMLEGALVAGLLSIGAEVMRLGVISTPGVAYLTKALGAQAGVMISASHNPVADNGIKFFGPDGYKLSDDQENEIEQLMDMEADELPRPVGADLGQVNDYFEGGQKYLQYLKQSVDEDFTGLHIALDCAHGATSSLATHLFADLDADTSTMGASPNGLNINDGVGSTHPEALAEFVKEKGADLGLAFDGDGDRLIAIDEKGNIVDGDQIMYICGKFMKERGQLKQGTVVSTVMSNLGFYKGLEENGVQSVQTAVGDRYVVEEMKKNGYNLGGEQSGHIIFLDYNTTGDGLLTGLQIANIMKATNKPLSELAGEMKKYPQVLVNIRVTDKHHVTDNEKVKEVIEQVEAEMNGNGRILVRPSGTEPLVRVMAEAATAELCQEYVNRIAAVVEEEMGLKE from the coding sequence ATGGGTAAATATTTCGGTACAGATGGAGTACGTGGAGTTGCGAACAGCGAATTGACGCCAGAACTGGCTTTCAAGCTTGGCCGTTTCGGAGGGTATGTCCTGACAAAGGAGCACGATCGGCCAAAAGTGCTGATCGGCCGTGATACACGTATCTCTGGCCATATGCTCGAGGGGGCTCTTGTTGCCGGCCTGCTTTCAATCGGAGCGGAAGTTATGAGGCTCGGTGTGATTTCGACTCCTGGAGTAGCTTATTTAACTAAGGCACTTGGCGCACAGGCAGGAGTCATGATCTCTGCATCGCACAATCCGGTAGCAGATAACGGGATCAAGTTTTTTGGACCCGATGGATACAAGCTTTCTGATGATCAGGAAAACGAGATTGAGCAATTGATGGACATGGAGGCTGATGAGCTCCCTCGTCCGGTAGGTGCTGATCTTGGACAGGTGAATGATTACTTCGAGGGTGGCCAGAAGTATCTTCAATATCTAAAACAATCTGTTGATGAAGATTTCACAGGTCTTCATATCGCGCTGGACTGCGCACATGGAGCTACATCTTCATTGGCAACCCACTTGTTTGCCGACCTTGATGCGGATACTTCAACGATGGGAGCATCCCCTAATGGCCTGAATATCAATGACGGCGTAGGATCGACGCACCCTGAAGCTCTTGCAGAATTCGTGAAGGAAAAAGGAGCAGATCTTGGTCTTGCTTTTGACGGAGATGGCGACCGCCTCATTGCGATTGATGAAAAAGGGAACATCGTTGATGGCGACCAGATCATGTATATCTGCGGTAAATTCATGAAGGAACGCGGACAGTTAAAACAGGGGACGGTTGTATCCACTGTGATGAGCAACCTTGGTTTTTACAAAGGCCTGGAGGAAAATGGTGTGCAAAGCGTCCAGACAGCTGTTGGTGACCGTTATGTAGTAGAAGAAATGAAGAAAAACGGCTATAATCTTGGCGGCGAGCAATCCGGCCATATCATCTTCCTTGACTACAACACAACTGGAGATGGACTTTTGACAGGTCTTCAGATTGCCAACATCATGAAAGCAACAAACAAGCCGCTTTCCGAACTGGCTGGGGAAATGAAGAAGTACCCACAGGTTCTTGTTAACATCCGTGTGACGGATAAGCATCACGTTACGGATAACGAGAAGGTAAAAGAAGTAATTGAACAGGTAGAAGCGGAAATGAACGGCAATGGCCGGATCCTGGTCCGTCCTTCCGGAACAGAACCATTGGTGCGCGTGATGGCTGAAGCAGCGACTGCAGAACTTTGCCAGGAATACGTGAACCGAATCGCAGCGGTTGTGGAAGAAGAAATGGGTTTAAAAGAATAA
- the glmS gene encoding glutamine--fructose-6-phosphate transaminase (isomerizing) codes for MCGIVGYIGNNDSKEILLRGLEKLEYRGYDSAGIAVMNENGVHVFKEKGRIADLRDAVDNEVMANAGIGHTRWATHGPPSKVNAHPHQSSTGRLTLVHNGVIENYDLLKREYLQNVELKSETDTEVIVQLIDLFVNEGLNLEEAFRKTLTLLHGSYALALIDEQNKNTIFVAKNKSPLLVGLGEGFNVVASDAMAMIQVTNQYVELMDKEMVIVTKDEVTIKNLEGEVVSRTPYTAELDASDIEKGTYPHYMLKEIDEQPLVMRKIIQNYQDGEGALEIDSDIVAAMNQSDRIYIIAAGTSYHAGLVGKQFIEKLAKIPVEVHISSEFGYNMPLLSEKPLFIFISQSGETADSRQVLVQVKEMGFKALTITNAPGSTLSREADYTLLLHAGPEIAVASTKAYTAQLAVLAILAEVTARGLGHEVDFDLVQELGIVANAMEALCDDKEEFESIAREYLTVTRNAFFIGRGIDFYVGLEGALKLKEISYIQAEGFAGGELKHGTIALIEEGTPVIALATQEFVNLSIRGNVKEVAARGANPCIISMSGLETDEDRFVIPEVHSLLTPLISVIPLQLISYYAALHRDCDVDKPRNLAKSVTVE; via the coding sequence ATGTGTGGAATTGTTGGATATATTGGAAATAACGACTCGAAAGAGATTTTATTGCGAGGCCTGGAAAAGCTTGAATATAGAGGATATGATTCTGCGGGAATCGCGGTCATGAATGAAAATGGAGTTCACGTTTTTAAAGAAAAAGGACGCATTGCGGATCTTCGCGACGCAGTGGACAACGAAGTAATGGCTAACGCTGGAATCGGTCATACTCGCTGGGCTACTCACGGTCCTCCAAGCAAGGTGAACGCTCACCCTCATCAGAGCTCAACAGGCAGACTGACTCTTGTTCACAATGGCGTCATCGAAAACTATGATCTATTGAAGCGCGAGTATTTGCAGAATGTCGAATTGAAAAGTGAAACAGACACTGAAGTTATCGTACAATTGATCGATTTGTTCGTAAACGAAGGTCTGAACTTAGAAGAAGCGTTCCGTAAAACGCTGACACTTTTACATGGTTCATATGCACTTGCCCTTATAGACGAGCAAAACAAAAATACGATTTTCGTGGCGAAAAACAAGAGCCCGCTTCTTGTCGGCCTTGGCGAAGGCTTCAATGTAGTCGCTAGTGATGCGATGGCGATGATTCAGGTAACAAACCAGTACGTTGAACTGATGGACAAGGAAATGGTGATTGTCACTAAGGATGAAGTGACAATCAAGAACCTTGAAGGCGAAGTAGTTTCACGCACTCCTTACACTGCAGAACTTGATGCAAGCGACATTGAAAAGGGAACATACCCGCACTATATGCTCAAGGAAATCGATGAGCAGCCGCTTGTGATGCGCAAAATCATCCAGAACTACCAGGATGGAGAAGGCGCACTTGAAATCGATTCTGACATCGTTGCTGCGATGAACCAGTCAGACCGTATCTACATCATCGCTGCAGGTACTTCCTATCATGCAGGCCTTGTCGGCAAGCAGTTCATCGAAAAATTGGCGAAGATCCCTGTTGAAGTCCATATCTCAAGCGAGTTTGGCTACAACATGCCGCTTCTATCTGAAAAGCCATTATTCATCTTCATTTCTCAGAGCGGAGAAACTGCGGACAGCCGCCAGGTTCTTGTTCAGGTGAAGGAAATGGGCTTCAAGGCGCTTACAATTACGAATGCACCTGGTTCAACACTATCCCGTGAAGCAGATTACACGCTTCTTCTTCACGCTGGCCCGGAAATCGCAGTTGCGTCCACTAAGGCTTATACAGCACAGCTTGCTGTTCTTGCGATTTTAGCGGAAGTAACAGCCCGCGGTCTTGGCCATGAAGTTGACTTCGATCTTGTTCAGGAATTAGGAATTGTTGCGAATGCAATGGAAGCTCTTTGCGACGACAAAGAAGAATTCGAAAGCATCGCGCGCGAATACCTGACTGTGACAAGAAACGCATTCTTCATCGGACGCGGAATCGACTTTTACGTAGGCCTTGAAGGCGCATTGAAACTGAAGGAAATTTCGTACATCCAGGCGGAAGGCTTCGCAGGCGGAGAACTGAAGCATGGAACAATCGCGCTGATCGAAGAAGGCACACCAGTCATCGCCCTTGCAACACAAGAATTCGTCAACCTGAGCATCCGCGGAAATGTCAAAGAAGTGGCAGCACGCGGAGCAAACCCGTGCATCATTTCCATGAGTGGACTGGAAACAGACGAAGACCGTTTCGTCATCCCAGAAGTGCACAGCCTATTAACACCTCTTATCTCAGTAATCCCGCTGCAGTTGATCTCATACTACGCAGCGCTGCACCGTGACTGTGACGTCGATAAGCCGCGTAACCTGGCTAAATCAGTTACGGTTGAATAA
- the crcB gene encoding fluoride efflux transporter CrcB yields the protein MTVNHILMVGIGGFFGAISRFWISQAINKRIRPKIPVATLLINLLGSLLLGIMVGLGLNGNLFMLLGTGFMGAFTTFSTFKLEGIQLHIERRKREFFLYNFFSYGGGILLAFIGLQLGLWLA from the coding sequence ATGACGGTCAATCATATTCTGATGGTTGGAATCGGAGGCTTCTTCGGAGCCATCTCACGGTTTTGGATCAGTCAAGCGATTAATAAAAGAATCCGGCCCAAGATTCCCGTTGCCACACTGCTCATCAATTTATTGGGCTCCCTGCTGCTTGGCATCATGGTCGGTTTAGGATTGAATGGCAATCTATTTATGCTGCTCGGAACGGGTTTCATGGGAGCCTTCACCACTTTTTCAACCTTCAAGCTTGAAGGAATACAACTCCATATCGAGAGAAGGAAAAGGGAATTCTTCCTGTACAACTTCTTTAGCTATGGAGGCGGCATCCTGCTGGCTTTTATCGGACTTCAGCTTGGTTTATGGCTGGCATAA
- a CDS encoding CrcB family protein codes for MVYLLVGAAGFLGASLRYFVGVFFFHESTVFPFATLTVNLLGSFLLAWLTTGLFIRISLPSHIKTALGTGFVGSFTTFSTLSVETVNLLLQGKLVLAFLYIVASIFGGLWMSRLGFQVKKGVGTE; via the coding sequence ATGGTATATTTGCTTGTTGGGGCGGCAGGTTTTCTCGGAGCCTCCCTGCGTTACTTCGTTGGTGTTTTCTTTTTTCACGAAAGTACCGTTTTTCCGTTTGCTACTCTTACGGTGAATCTGTTGGGAAGCTTTTTGCTGGCCTGGCTGACAACAGGTCTATTTATCCGTATTTCCTTGCCTTCACATATTAAAACAGCGTTGGGAACAGGCTTTGTCGGTTCCTTTACAACGTTTTCAACTTTGAGCGTGGAAACTGTCAATCTGCTTCTTCAAGGAAAGCTTGTGCTTGCATTTTTATATATTGTGGCGAGTATATTTGGCGGATTATGGATGAGCCGTTTAGGATTCCAGGTAAAGAAGGGAGTAGGAACTGAATGA
- a CDS encoding dual specificity protein phosphatase family protein has translation MSITEMIPGRIYVGGRISPEDWRFIDQHINAIVNLRTKPDRPPFDFSHRVMIWMPITIKVTPSITWVENLMAHINLLVKQGYSILIHDTYGYQRLGFVITAYYMQRFRMNREQALNTVQKIKPNIQPTVNYMELLARYENHLGLC, from the coding sequence TTGAGCATTACGGAAATGATTCCAGGAAGAATTTATGTTGGCGGCAGGATTTCTCCTGAGGATTGGCGCTTTATTGATCAGCATATAAACGCGATTGTAAATCTGCGAACGAAGCCTGACCGGCCGCCGTTTGATTTTTCTCATCGTGTCATGATTTGGATGCCAATCACCATTAAGGTGACTCCGAGTATTACATGGGTGGAAAACCTGATGGCCCATATAAATCTATTAGTTAAACAGGGGTATTCCATCCTTATTCATGATACGTATGGATATCAGCGGCTTGGATTTGTCATTACGGCCTATTATATGCAGCGCTTCCGAATGAACCGCGAACAGGCATTGAATACAGTGCAGAAAATCAAGCCGAATATACAGCCTACCGTTAATTACATGGAGTTGCTCGCCAGGTATGAAAACCATCTTGGACTTTGTTAA